The Candidatus Firestonebacteria bacterium RIFOXYD2_FULL_39_29 sequence TCACCAGTGCGATACATGGCTTGCTCCTTTGGAGTGAATATGCCATATTATATCATGTTAGTAATTTAATTGCGACACAGTCTGAATTACTAAATTCTAAATCCTAAGCAAAATTCATTGTATTTATATCTTCCTTTTTAGTGCTTAGTGCTTATATCTTAGTGATTGTTTTAAATTTAGTGCTTTATCCTTAGTGATTGTTTTAAGGAAGTTTCTTGTTTTTTATTTCTTCCGAGATCATTTCTTGGAATTTTACAAAATCCATCGGGCCGAGATCTTCGGCGCCGCGGCGTCTTACGGCAACTTTGTTTTCGGTAACCTCTTTTTCTCCGACCACAAGAATGTAGGATACTCTTTCATGCCGGGCATTTCTTATTTTGGCTCCTATTTTTTCGTCACTAAGATCCATTGCAACACGGATATTTGCATCTGCAAGAGCTTTTGCTGTTTGTTTTGCATATTCTTCCTGATTCCGGGTTATTGTAAGGAGCTTCACTTGAACAGGAGAGAGCCAGGTAGGGAAGTTTCCTGCGTATTTTTCAATAAGCATTGCCAAAGTGCGTTCATAACAACCGATAGAAGCCCGGTGAATTATCATAGGCCTTGATTGTTTATTATCTTTATCCGCATAAGTAAGATCGAATTTTTCGGGATTAGAAAAATCTATCTGGACGGTGAACATGGTATCTTCTTTTCCCCACACATTTCTCATCTGGACATCAAGCTTGGGCCCATAAAACGCAGCTTCGTTTTCGGCTTCCTTATATTTCATCCCAAGCTTATCAAGGATCTTTTTAAGCGTGCTCTCTGATTCCGCCCAGGCTTTTGGATTGTCAATATATTTTTCTTTATTTTTCGGATCCCATTTGGAAAATCTGTAATAATAATCCGTCAGCCCTATAGTTTTCATAATGTACTGTATAAAGTCCAAAACCTTTTCGAACTCCTCTTCCAGCTGATCAGGTCTGCATATTATATGAGCATCTGCAAGAGTAAACTGCCAGATACGGATCAATCCATGAAGTTCTCCGGACAACTCTTTTCTAAAAAGCAGTGAAGTTTCTGAGTACCTTATCGGCAAATCCCTGTAACTTCTGGTTTCGGCTTTATATATCATGTATTGATGAGGACAAGTCATAGGCCGCAGTGCAAGTTCTTCCCCCTCATCAGTTTTAAAAATAAACATCTTATCCCGGTAATGATCTAAATGTCCCGATACAGCATAAAGATCCGTCTTAGCAAGCACCGGAGTTTTTGTAAATTGATACCCTCTTTTAATCTCTTCATCCTCTATCCACCGTTGAAGCTCCCGTAGTATCGTTGTGCCTTTAGGAGTAAACAAAGGAAGCCCTTTCCCGACAAGAGGGCTTAAAACATAAAGCCCGAGTTCTTTCCCAAGTTTTGTATGATCTCTCTGCCTTGCTTCTTCCAGGTTCTTAATATGCGTTTCCAGTTCTTCTTTACTGTTAAAAGC is a genomic window containing:
- a CDS encoding threonine--tRNA ligase is translated as MSNNDLEVLRHSASHIMAQAVKRLWPEVKLAIGPAIEDGFYYDFDKAVPFTVEDLGKIEEEMKKITKENIPLKRRELSRAEALKLFTEKGENYKVELINDLPDEQVLSVYEQGEFVDLCRGPHIRYSKELKAYKLFSATGAYWRGSEKNKMLSRIYGTAFNSKEELETHIKNLEEARQRDHTKLGKELGLYVLSPLVGKGLPLFTPKGTTILRELQRWIEDEEIKRGYQFTKTPVLAKTDLYAVSGHLDHYRDKMFIFKTDEGEELALRPMTCPHQYMIYKAETRSYRDLPIRYSETSLLFRKELSGELHGLIRIWQFTLADAHIICRPDQLEEEFEKVLDFIQYIMKTIGLTDYYYRFSKWDPKNKEKYIDNPKAWAESESTLKKILDKLGMKYKEAENEAAFYGPKLDVQMRNVWGKEDTMFTVQIDFSNPEKFDLTYADKDNKQSRPMIIHRASIGCYERTLAMLIEKYAGNFPTWLSPVQVKLLTITRNQEEYAKQTAKALADANIRVAMDLSDEKIGAKIRNARHERVSYILVVGEKEVTENKVAVRRRGAEDLGPMDFVKFQEMISEEIKNKKLP